From Daphnia magna isolate NIES unplaced genomic scaffold, ASM2063170v1.1 Dm_contigs199, whole genome shotgun sequence, the proteins below share one genomic window:
- the LOC123467575 gene encoding LOW QUALITY PROTEIN: E3 ubiquitin-protein ligase rnf8-B-like (The sequence of the model RefSeq protein was modified relative to this genomic sequence to represent the inferred CDS: inserted 1 base in 1 codon), with translation TNETDYKCIQLDCNEVTIGRSKENFYTIADLLVSRKHAVFRLNKDQWTVESVGMNGIAVNHIIVPKHQQIPIQHMDTIEFGAGSKFVYAFRLQSADVVNEEPLTKKMRLPLANRNYPSLKDSPEAFHNWVRSKKNLEKTLEEESDNLDAKLELQKSLKDKLVLEQEKLNEHFEKTKAVLESKFSEXKKELEEKVARGEMEKNELQRQKEDVEKRMLISLQEFQVECAKKKIEFEESVARANREKEMLIEQKELVVQQLLREKSVLQERLEEESRLKEETMNELAQVKRSHQSLEQELNEARRKIEEETKQHQQKGSEDELRLRQMQEELAEREARLNAKEREIVEIQSRAAIGLEMYETIQLLQQGQEIENTGNIVVVMDDGQASNLPSLTEQELEKVREELRIQKELNEIQQRASSKACVDIVGQMESIMENELQCGICSELMVFATSLNCMHTFCQYCVQQWKKNKVECPICRAPITTEGRNLLVDNMIDAMVKTLSEETKNRRKELVRERQEQIKMLKEIKIFEQISIIQNVTFGTIQVDGTRIVDQPNNSRGQGRIRRAAGRIVSNAPPSTARATVAAVPHTVTLPQAVRPRVAVARQTARPLVQGGPSAGPVRGTLNRSTAPAPTFPNPRLPGPSIVRATEEVVVLSSGPESASEEEFPQDPAARRRRRGKESCPSCGMPLSSLRCVYCLHSS, from the exons ACAAATGAAACTGATTACAAGTGCATACAACTGGACTGTAATGAG GTCACTATTGGTCGAtccaaagaaaatttttacacAATTGCTGATCTTTTAGTTTCTCGGAAGCATGCTGTTTTTAGATTGAACAAAGATCAATGGACTGTTGAAAGTGTT GGAATGAATGGTATTGCTGTAAACCATATAATTGTGCCAAAGCATCAGCAGATACCCATCCAGCACATGGATACCATTGAGTTTGGCGCGGGTTCCAAGTTTGTTTACGCCTTCCGTCTTCAATCAGCAGACGTAGTAAACGAAGAGCCACTTACCAAGAAGATGAGACTTCCTCTTGCTAATCGAAATTATCCGTCGCTGAAAGATTCGCCGGAGGCATTTCATAACTgggtccgctctaagaaaaatcttgaaaaaacactTGAAGAGGAAAGTGATAACTTAGATGCTAAACTAGAACTACAGAAGTCGCTGAAAGATAAGTTGGTGCTCGAACAGGAGAAACTCAACGAGCACTTTGAGAAAACTAAAGCAGTTTTGGAATCAAAATTTTCCG GAAAAAAGGAACTGGAGGAAAAGGTTGCTCGCGGAGAGATGGAAAAAAACGAGTTACAACGTCAGAAGGAAGATGTAGAAAAGCGGATGTTAATCAGTTTGCAAGAGTTTCAG GTGGAATgcgcaaagaaaaaaattgaattcgaAGAGAGTGTTGCGCGGGCTAATAGGGAGAAAGAGATGCTTATTGAACAGAAAGAGTTGGTCGTGCAGCAACTTTTGCGCGAAAAGAGCGTTTTGCAA GAGCGCTTAGAAGAGGAGAGTCGCCTGAAAGAAGAAACTATGAATGAATTGGCCCAAGTAAAACGATCTCATCAGTCATTAGAGCAAGAATTGAATGAAGCACGTCgaaaaattgaagaagaaacaaagcAACATCAACAGAAAGGCAGTGAAGATGAACTCCGTCTTCGTCAGATGCAGGAGGAGTTGGCCGAGCGCGAAGCCCGTTTAAACGCTAAGGAAAGagaaattgttgaaattcAG AGCCGTGCTGCTATCGGCCTGGAAATGTATGAAACAATTCAACTCCTTCAACAAGGACAAGAAATAGAGAATACGGGGAATATCGTAGTTGTAATGGATGATg GACAAGCTTCAAATCTTCCTAGTTTGACTGAGCAAGAATTGGAAAAAGTACGCGAGGAATTACGTATTCAAAAAGAACTTAATGAGATTCAGCAGCGGGCATCTAGCAAAGCTTGTGTTGACATTGTAGGACAAATGGAAAGCATTATGGAAAACGAGCTTCAATGTGGAATTTGCTCTGAGCTTATGGTTTTC GCTACCTCACTAAATTGTATGCATACTTTCTGCCAATACTGTGTCCAGCAGTGGAAAAAGAACAAG GTCGAATGCCCGATTTGTCGAGCTCCAATTACCACAGAAGGAAGAAATCTCTTGGTAGATAACATGATCGATGCCATGGTGAAAACGCTGtcggaagaaacaaaaaaccgaAGAAAGGAATTGGTGCGTGAACGGCAAGAGCAAATTAAAATgctaaaggaaataaaaatctttgaaCAAATTTCCATCATCCAAAATGTTACGTTTGGAACGATACAAGTTGATGGAACACGAATAGTGGATCAACCAAACAATAGCCGAGGACAAGGCCGTATCCGTCGTGCTGCAGGACGCATAG TTTCAAATGCTCCGCCGTCAACAGCGCGTGCTACCGTGGCTGCAGTTCCTCACACTGTTACTCTGCCACAGGCCGTCAGACCTCGAGTAGCGGTAGCTCGACAAACAGCTCGTCCACTAGTTCAGGGTGGCCCTTCTGCAGGTCCCGTTAGGGGCACTTTAAATCGTTCCACTGCACCTGCACCAACATTTCCTAATCCTCGGCTTCCTGGTCCTTCCAT TGTCCGGGCAACAGAAGAAGTGGTGGTTCTCTCAAGTGGACCTGAATCTGCTAGCGAAGAAGAATTTCCTCAAGACCCTGCTGCTCGCCGTCGCCGAAGAGGGAAGGAATCCTGTCCTTCGTGTG GAATGCCACTAAGCTCCCTGCGTTGCGTCTACTGTCTTCATTCAAGCTAA
- the LOC116916165 gene encoding DNA-directed RNA polymerase II subunit RPB7 isoform X1 has protein sequence MFYHIALEHEILLHPRYFGPQLMETVKQKLFTEVEGTCTGKYGFVIAVTTIDTIGAGIIQPGQGFVVYPVKYKAIVFRPFKGQVLDAVVTQVNKVGLFTEIGPLSCFISRHSIPSDMQFDPNSTPPCYKTQDEDVVIQQDDEIRIKIVGLRVDATDIFAIGTLMDDYLGLVS, from the exons ATGTTCTACCAT ATCGCATTAGAACACGAAATTCTGTTGCACCCACGGTATTTCGGTCCTCAGTTGATGGaaacagtaaaacaaaaacttttcaCAGAGGTGGAAGGCACTTGTACTGGAAA GTATGGGTTTGTCATAGCAGTTACAACAATTGACACAATTGGAGCTGGAATCATACAGCCTGGACAAGGCTTTGTAGTTTATCCTGTTAAATACAAGGCAATTGTGTTCCGTCCATTTAAAGGACAGGTTTTGGATGCAGTGGTAACTCAAGTGAATAAG gTTGGGCTTTTTACAGAAATTGGACCTTTGTCCTGTTTCATTTCTAGACAT TCCATTCCATCAGATATGCAATTCGATCCCAACTCAACACCTCCTTGCTACAAAACCCAGGATGAAGATGTTGTTATTCAACAGGATGATGAAATCAGGATAAAAATTGTTGGATTAAGGGTTGATGCTACTGATATT tttGCTATTGGAACACTTATGGATGACTACTTGGGTTTGGTCAGTTGA
- the LOC123467578 gene encoding cyclin-dependent kinases regulatory subunit-like, whose amino-acid sequence MPPNEIQYSDKYTDENFEYRHVILPAEMAKLVPRTHLMTETEWRNLGVQQSPGWIHYMVHNPEPHVLLFRRPKE is encoded by the exons ATGCCTCCAAACGAAATTCAATATTCTGACAAATATACAGATGAGAATTTTGAATACAG ACATGTAATTCTGCCGGCGGAAATGGCCAAGTTGGTGCCTCGAACACACCTGATGACAGAAACGGAATGGAGGAATCTGGGAGTTCAACAAAGTCCTGGCTGGATACATTACATGGTCCATAACCCAG AGCCACATGTGTTACTTTTCCGACGTCCAAAGGAATGA
- the LOC116916165 gene encoding DNA-directed RNA polymerase II subunit RPB7 isoform X2 produces the protein MFYHIALEHEILLHPRYFGPQLMETVKQKLFTEVEGTCTGKYGFVIAVTTIDTIGAGIIQPGQGFVVYPVKYKAIVFRPFKGQVLDAVVTQVNKSIPSDMQFDPNSTPPCYKTQDEDVVIQQDDEIRIKIVGLRVDATDIFAIGTLMDDYLGLVS, from the exons ATGTTCTACCAT ATCGCATTAGAACACGAAATTCTGTTGCACCCACGGTATTTCGGTCCTCAGTTGATGGaaacagtaaaacaaaaacttttcaCAGAGGTGGAAGGCACTTGTACTGGAAA GTATGGGTTTGTCATAGCAGTTACAACAATTGACACAATTGGAGCTGGAATCATACAGCCTGGACAAGGCTTTGTAGTTTATCCTGTTAAATACAAGGCAATTGTGTTCCGTCCATTTAAAGGACAGGTTTTGGATGCAGTGGTAACTCAAGTGAATAAG TCCATTCCATCAGATATGCAATTCGATCCCAACTCAACACCTCCTTGCTACAAAACCCAGGATGAAGATGTTGTTATTCAACAGGATGATGAAATCAGGATAAAAATTGTTGGATTAAGGGTTGATGCTACTGATATT tttGCTATTGGAACACTTATGGATGACTACTTGGGTTTGGTCAGTTGA